From one Mucilaginibacter inviolabilis genomic stretch:
- a CDS encoding glycoside hydrolase family 97 protein, with protein MRKSILIAALMLHAVLFVQAQEITSPDKNLTLKFELQGNGVPTYQLHYKQREVIKPSKLGLETKDVPSFLDGFTITKTEQSTFDESWNPVWGEEKTIRNHYNELLVTLTQKAVQDRYIRIRFRLFNDGLGFRYEFPSQKNLNYFIIKEEHTQFALAGDHKAFWLPGDFDTQEYETVTSNLSEIRGKMKAAVTPNVSQTTFSPTGVQTPLMLKSKDGLYINIHEAALIDYSCMSLNLDDKNFVLESFLTPDAIGDKGYMQAPTQSPWRTVIVSDKAADILSSRLILNLNEPTKYKDVSWIKPIKYVGVWWEMITGKSTWAYTDLENVQLGITDYSKTKPNGKHGATTQHVKEYIDFAAKNGFDAVLVEGWNQGWEDWFGKTKDFVFDFVTPYPDFDVKELHRYAAEKGVKIIMHHETSGSVRNYERHLDTAYKFMVANGYNAVKSGYVGQIIPRGEHHYGQWLVNHYLYDITKAADYKIMVNAHEAVRPTGLCRTYPNLIGNEAARGTEYEAFGGNNPDHTTILPFTRLMGGPMDYTPGIFETQCSVYNPENKSFVHTTLVHQLALYVTMYSPLQMAADLPETYNKYMDAFQFIKDVAVDWDESHVLEAEPGDYITIARKAKNKEEWYIGSITDENPRIANITFEYLPKGKTYEATVYADGKDASYDKNPKSYAIRKIKVTSKTILKQPVASGGGMAISIK; from the coding sequence ATGCGTAAATCTATACTCATTGCAGCGCTTATGCTCCATGCTGTGCTTTTTGTACAGGCACAGGAAATAACATCACCCGATAAAAACCTCACGCTCAAATTTGAGCTGCAGGGAAATGGTGTACCAACCTATCAACTCCATTACAAACAAAGAGAAGTCATCAAACCCAGTAAATTAGGTTTGGAGACCAAGGATGTGCCATCGTTTTTAGACGGTTTCACCATCACCAAAACAGAACAGAGTACATTTGACGAATCCTGGAACCCGGTTTGGGGCGAAGAAAAAACCATTCGTAATCACTATAACGAACTACTGGTAACCTTAACGCAAAAAGCTGTTCAGGACCGATATATCCGCATCCGTTTCCGTTTGTTTAACGATGGCTTGGGATTCAGGTACGAGTTCCCTTCACAAAAAAACCTGAATTACTTTATCATTAAAGAAGAGCATACGCAATTTGCCCTGGCCGGCGATCATAAAGCATTTTGGCTGCCCGGCGATTTCGATACGCAGGAGTATGAAACGGTAACCTCCAACCTGTCAGAGATCAGAGGTAAAATGAAAGCCGCCGTTACACCAAACGTATCACAAACTACTTTTTCGCCAACAGGTGTACAAACACCACTGATGCTGAAAAGTAAGGATGGCCTGTATATCAACATACATGAAGCTGCCCTCATTGATTATTCGTGCATGTCATTAAATCTGGATGATAAGAACTTTGTGCTCGAGTCTTTTTTAACCCCCGATGCTATTGGAGATAAAGGTTATATGCAGGCACCCACACAATCACCCTGGCGCACGGTGATTGTGAGCGATAAAGCCGCGGATATATTGTCGTCAAGATTGATCCTGAATCTGAACGAACCAACCAAATACAAAGATGTATCCTGGATAAAACCCATTAAATACGTGGGAGTTTGGTGGGAAATGATCACCGGTAAAAGTACCTGGGCCTATACCGATCTGGAAAATGTGCAGCTGGGTATAACCGATTATTCAAAAACCAAGCCCAACGGCAAACATGGGGCCACTACACAGCATGTAAAAGAATATATCGACTTCGCGGCCAAAAACGGTTTTGACGCGGTATTGGTTGAAGGCTGGAACCAGGGTTGGGAAGATTGGTTTGGTAAAACCAAAGATTTTGTATTTGATTTTGTAACCCCCTACCCTGATTTTGATGTAAAAGAACTGCACCGTTATGCAGCCGAAAAAGGTGTCAAGATCATTATGCATCATGAAACCTCGGGCTCTGTACGTAATTATGAGCGCCACCTGGACACCGCGTATAAGTTTATGGTAGCGAATGGTTACAACGCCGTAAAAAGCGGCTACGTTGGGCAGATTATCCCGCGGGGTGAACATCATTATGGACAATGGCTGGTAAATCATTACCTGTATGATATTACCAAAGCTGCCGACTATAAAATTATGGTGAACGCGCACGAAGCCGTAAGGCCAACTGGTTTATGTCGTACCTATCCCAATTTAATAGGCAATGAAGCCGCACGGGGCACAGAGTATGAAGCATTCGGTGGCAATAATCCTGATCATACTACCATTTTGCCTTTCACCCGGTTAATGGGTGGCCCTATGGATTATACACCAGGGATATTCGAAACACAGTGCAGCGTTTACAATCCCGAAAATAAATCATTTGTACACACCACGCTGGTACATCAATTGGCTTTGTATGTAACCATGTATAGTCCGCTGCAAATGGCCGCCGATTTGCCCGAAACCTATAATAAATACATGGATGCCTTTCAATTCATTAAAGATGTTGCTGTTGATTGGGACGAGAGCCATGTCCTGGAAGCGGAGCCGGGTGATTATATTACCATTGCCCGTAAAGCCAAAAATAAAGAGGAATGGTACATTGGCAGTATTACCGACGAAAACCCACGCATAGCCAACATTACATTTGAATATTTGCCCAAAGGAAAAACATATGAAGCAACTGTTTATGCCGATGGCAAGGATGCCAGTTATGATAAAAATCCAAAAAGCTATGCTATCCGGAAGATCAAGGTAACGTCTAAAACTATACTGAAACAGCCTGTTGCTTCTGGCGGCGGCATGGCTATCAGTATCAAATAA
- a CDS encoding serine hydrolase encodes MKRLSLLMLLSLFTATLTFAQQPDFIENKLDAYIKQGLKDWNLPGLAIAIVKDGKTVIMKGYGVRDIKTNEPVDENTLFMIASNSKLFTGTALAQLDVDKKLSLDDKITKYFPGYSVYDASTTPLLTIKDLLGHHLGTKTFQGDFTFWNTTLSRQEIMNRMKLLKPSMEFRQSFGYCNSCFLTAGQVIQQVTGKPWETYIQDSILTPLGMSNTYPLTIGIAARKGVSKPYTNAFTGQMVELPYDQVDNLAPAGSIVSNVKDVAKWLTMQLDSGRYEGKQIIAWKALQKTRDENTIVSSRASVVYPMHFRGYGLGVFEADYNGKQIFWHTGGANGFVTNTCFVPEEKLAITILTNNDNQSFFEALRYQILDAYLGVPYIDRSQAMLKNFNPEQAETVKKTNDMLARVKGKATELPLAAYAGKYQNPLYGQMDISVNKKDLLIKFSNHQYLTASLKYMDNGEWILTYNNAAYGIFPLRFKTDGAKVVSTEIKVNDGLEFDPYLFIKEN; translated from the coding sequence ATGAAAAGACTTTCCTTATTAATGTTACTGAGCCTTTTTACGGCTACTTTAACCTTCGCGCAGCAACCGGATTTTATTGAAAACAAACTCGATGCCTACATCAAGCAAGGCTTAAAAGACTGGAATCTTCCGGGGCTGGCCATTGCCATTGTAAAAGATGGAAAAACTGTGATTATGAAAGGCTATGGTGTAAGGGACATCAAAACCAATGAGCCTGTTGACGAAAATACCTTGTTTATGATTGCCAGCAACAGCAAGTTGTTTACCGGTACGGCGCTGGCACAGTTAGATGTAGATAAAAAACTGTCGCTTGATGATAAGATCACCAAATATTTCCCAGGTTATTCGGTATATGATGCCTCTACCACCCCCCTGCTTACTATAAAAGATTTGCTTGGTCATCATTTAGGCACTAAAACTTTCCAGGGCGATTTTACCTTTTGGAACACCACGTTATCCCGTCAGGAAATTATGAACCGGATGAAACTCCTGAAACCATCTATGGAATTCAGGCAGAGCTTTGGTTATTGCAATAGCTGCTTTTTAACCGCAGGGCAGGTGATACAGCAGGTTACCGGCAAGCCCTGGGAAACGTATATCCAGGATAGTATCCTTACCCCGCTGGGTATGAGCAATACCTATCCCCTAACCATAGGTATCGCAGCACGCAAAGGTGTTTCTAAACCATATACCAACGCTTTTACCGGCCAGATGGTTGAATTACCGTACGATCAGGTGGATAATCTGGCACCTGCAGGCAGCATCGTAAGTAATGTAAAGGATGTGGCTAAATGGCTTACCATGCAGTTGGATAGCGGCCGATATGAAGGTAAACAGATCATCGCCTGGAAAGCGCTTCAAAAAACCCGCGACGAAAATACCATTGTAAGCAGCAGGGCATCTGTGGTTTACCCAATGCATTTCAGAGGATATGGTTTAGGCGTATTTGAGGCGGATTATAATGGCAAACAGATCTTCTGGCATACCGGGGGCGCAAACGGCTTTGTAACCAATACCTGTTTTGTACCCGAAGAAAAACTGGCTATCACCATTTTAACCAACAATGATAATCAAAGCTTTTTTGAGGCCCTGCGTTACCAGATCCTGGATGCCTACCTCGGCGTTCCTTATATCGACCGCAGTCAGGCCATGTTGAAAAACTTTAACCCTGAGCAGGCAGAAACCGTAAAGAAAACCAATGATATGCTGGCGCGGGTAAAAGGTAAGGCTACCGAACTTCCCCTTGCTGCTTATGCAGGCAAATATCAAAACCCGCTTTACGGGCAAATGGATATATCGGTTAATAAAAAAGACCTGTTGATTAAATTCAGCAATCATCAATACCTTACTGCTTCGCTGAAATATATGGATAATGGCGAATGGATTTTGACTTACAACAATGCCGCCTATGGTATTTTCCCGCTAAGGTTTAAAACAGACGGTGCTAAAGTGGTATCCACAGAAATTAAAGTGAACGACGGTTTAGAGTTTGATCCTTATTTGTTTATAAAAGAGAACTAA
- a CDS encoding family 16 glycosylhydrolase, with translation MKSFLISVKGALIVMALLVFTASCKKDLNKPSASQADPTQVSTPRAGTLIWSDEFNGTSVNTANWNIENGNPGVNNEKEYYQSANATVGGGLLTITARQQSVGGQPYTSAKLTTAGKFAPTYGRIEASIKLPAVQGTWPAFWMLGASINNGTPWPSCGEIDIMEQVNTSNTILGTMHWAVAGGNQHTQYGGSTTTSPTGFHTYAVEWDTNSIRWYVDNTLYVTGNIANNINNTGAFHNPFFIILNLAIGGDLPGNTIDNGSLPCSMQVDYVRVYDLSGTTPPSNPPIGQNITLKGFNNQYVSGENGTQAMNCNRPTASTWETFTVVDAGGGKVALQSMGKYVSSENGTQAITCNRTTVGDWEKFDWIPTADGKVTLRGNNGDFISSENGTQPMTCTRTTASGWEAFGINQ, from the coding sequence ATGAAATCATTTTTAATTTCTGTAAAAGGAGCCCTTATAGTAATGGCGCTCCTGGTATTTACCGCATCCTGTAAAAAGGATCTTAACAAACCTTCGGCTTCACAGGCCGATCCAACCCAGGTTAGTACACCAAGGGCAGGCACGCTCATTTGGTCTGACGAGTTTAATGGCACCAGCGTAAACACAGCCAACTGGAACATCGAAAACGGCAACCCCGGTGTGAATAACGAAAAGGAGTACTATCAATCGGCAAATGCTACCGTTGGTGGTGGATTGCTTACCATCACCGCGCGCCAGCAATCGGTAGGCGGTCAGCCTTACACTTCGGCTAAGTTGACCACCGCGGGTAAATTTGCACCAACTTATGGTCGTATCGAAGCCAGCATCAAGCTGCCTGCGGTACAGGGAACCTGGCCTGCTTTCTGGATGCTGGGCGCCAGTATCAACAACGGCACACCATGGCCAAGCTGCGGTGAAATTGATATTATGGAGCAGGTTAACACCTCCAATACTATACTTGGAACCATGCATTGGGCCGTAGCTGGTGGCAACCAACACACCCAATATGGCGGCAGCACCACTACCAGCCCTACAGGTTTCCATACCTACGCTGTGGAGTGGGATACCAACTCTATCCGCTGGTATGTGGATAACACGCTTTATGTAACCGGCAATATTGCCAACAATATTAACAATACAGGGGCTTTCCACAATCCGTTCTTTATTATCCTGAACCTGGCTATCGGTGGCGATTTACCAGGGAATACCATTGATAATGGCTCGCTGCCTTGTAGTATGCAGGTTGATTATGTGCGTGTGTACGATCTTTCGGGCACCACTCCTCCATCAAACCCGCCCATCGGTCAAAACATTACCCTGAAAGGCTTTAACAACCAGTATGTAAGCGGCGAAAACGGCACACAGGCCATGAACTGTAACCGCCCGACTGCTTCTACATGGGAAACTTTTACCGTAGTTGACGCGGGTGGCGGCAAAGTTGCGCTGCAAAGCATGGGTAAATATGTGTCATCAGAAAATGGCACACAAGCCATTACCTGTAACCGCACCACAGTTGGCGATTGGGAAAAATTTGACTGGATACCAACAGCCGATGGTAAAGTTACTCTCAGAGGCAATAACGGCGATTTTATTTCCAGCGAGAATGGCACACAGCCTATGACTTGTACCCGAACAACGGCTTCTGGTTGGGAAGCTTTTGGTATAAATCAATAA
- a CDS encoding glycoside hydrolase family 16 protein: MKPILNITKGALAAMALLALTASCKKDLNKPAASQTDPTEVSTPRAGTLVWSDEFNGTSVNTNNWNIINGNPGVNNEKEFYQPANVSVSGGFLNITARKQSVGGQPYTSGKLTTAGKFQPKYGRIEARIKLPAVQGTWPAFWTLGASINSGTPWPSCGEMDIMEQVNTSSTILGTMHWAIAGGNQHTQYGGSTTTSVTDFHTYAIEWTSTGIKWFVDGNNYVTGNTTNNINNTGAFQNPFFIILNLAIGGDLPGNNINDGALPCTMQVDYVRVYSLP, from the coding sequence ATGAAACCAATTTTAAACATCACCAAAGGAGCCCTGGCAGCCATGGCTTTGCTGGCACTCACTGCATCCTGTAAAAAGGACCTTAACAAACCAGCCGCTTCGCAAACAGACCCAACCGAGGTAAGTACCCCAAGAGCGGGCACGCTGGTATGGTCTGACGAGTTTAACGGCACCAGTGTAAACACCAATAACTGGAACATCATCAATGGCAACCCCGGCGTAAACAATGAAAAGGAGTTTTATCAACCGGCTAATGTTAGTGTATCGGGAGGATTCCTGAACATTACCGCACGTAAACAAAGCGTTGGCGGGCAGCCCTATACTTCGGGTAAGTTAACCACTGCGGGTAAATTTCAACCCAAATACGGCCGGATCGAGGCCCGTATAAAACTACCTGCAGTACAGGGTACCTGGCCCGCTTTCTGGACACTGGGTGCCAGTATAAACTCCGGTACGCCATGGCCAAGCTGCGGCGAAATGGACATTATGGAGCAGGTGAATACTTCCAGCACCATTTTAGGAACCATGCATTGGGCCATTGCCGGCGGCAACCAACACACGCAATATGGCGGCAGCACCACAACTAGCGTAACCGACTTTCATACCTATGCCATAGAATGGACCAGTACCGGTATCAAATGGTTTGTTGATGGCAACAATTATGTAACCGGCAACACCACCAATAACATTAACAATACCGGCGCATTCCAGAATCCATTTTTCATTATCCTGAATCTGGCTATCGGTGGCGATCTGCCGGGTAATAATATTAACGATGGCGCCTTACCATGCACCATGCAGGTGGATTATGTACGGGTATACAGTTTACCATAG
- a CDS encoding glycoside hydrolase family 30 beta sandwich domain-containing protein, whose protein sequence is MKINYNLKWLAAFILLSAGIFYSCKKDSRAAAAAPGQDTQTVSRAANEVVNAWVTTSDRSKQLEAQASFNFAADAGTNATTITVDENTTYQGIDGFGFTLTGGSAGLLNGLGGNQSAVLNELFGTANGQIGISYLRISIGASDLSSSDFTYNQTSGDVNMNNFSISQENQDLIPILKKILAINPSIKILATPWTAPTWMKVNTTGNNGYTGGSLNTAYYDAYARYFVKYIQAMQAQGITIDAITPQNEPLNPYNNPSMVMQANEQANFIKNNLGPQLRGAGLNTKIIAYDHNTDRIDYPEAVLADGGANPYVDGSAFHLYAGSISALTDVHNAYPNKNVYFTEQWVGAPSNFGGDLSWHVNTLIIGATRNWSRNVLEWNLASDPNNNPHTPGGCSTCLGGITVSGTSITRNVGYYIIGHAARFVRPGAVRISSNLSGSIQNVAFKNSDGSKVLVALNNGSSAVSFKVKWGTESFTYSLAAGAVATFKWSGTQSSGGGTGTGAPIGSTVTLKGFNNQYVSSENGTQAMNCNRPTASAWETFTVVDAGGGKIALQAMGKYVSSENGTQAITCNRTSISDTEKFDWILTADGKVTLRGNNSKFISSENGTQAMTCTRATASGWEAFGINQ, encoded by the coding sequence ATGAAGATCAATTACAATTTAAAATGGCTGGCGGCATTTATTCTGTTATCCGCGGGAATATTTTATTCCTGCAAAAAGGATTCGCGCGCTGCTGCTGCCGCACCCGGGCAGGATACACAAACCGTATCGCGTGCCGCAAATGAGGTGGTCAATGCCTGGGTTACGACATCCGACAGGTCGAAACAATTAGAGGCACAAGCCAGCTTCAATTTTGCTGCGGATGCCGGTACCAATGCCACCACCATAACCGTTGACGAAAACACCACCTACCAGGGTATTGATGGGTTTGGCTTTACTTTAACCGGCGGCAGCGCGGGCTTGCTCAATGGTCTTGGCGGCAATCAATCAGCTGTATTGAATGAACTTTTTGGTACTGCCAACGGACAGATCGGTATCAGTTATCTACGTATCAGCATTGGCGCTTCTGACTTAAGCTCCAGCGATTTTACCTATAACCAAACCTCCGGCGATGTAAACATGAATAATTTCAGCATCAGCCAGGAAAACCAGGACCTGATCCCTATCCTCAAAAAAATACTGGCTATTAACCCCTCCATCAAAATTCTGGCTACCCCATGGACCGCCCCAACCTGGATGAAAGTGAACACCACCGGCAATAATGGCTATACCGGCGGTAGTTTAAATACTGCCTATTATGATGCCTATGCCCGTTATTTTGTAAAATACATACAAGCTATGCAGGCGCAGGGCATTACTATTGATGCTATAACCCCGCAAAATGAACCGCTGAACCCTTACAACAATCCAAGTATGGTGATGCAGGCCAACGAGCAGGCCAATTTTATTAAAAACAACCTGGGGCCACAACTGCGCGGCGCGGGCCTGAATACCAAGATCATCGCCTATGATCATAATACCGACAGGATAGATTATCCCGAAGCCGTACTGGCTGATGGCGGAGCCAACCCTTATGTGGATGGTTCTGCATTCCACTTGTATGCAGGCAGCATCAGTGCTTTAACCGATGTGCATAATGCCTATCCCAACAAGAACGTTTACTTTACCGAGCAATGGGTTGGCGCCCCCAGCAATTTTGGCGGCGACCTTTCCTGGCACGTAAATACCCTCATTATTGGGGCTACCCGCAACTGGAGCCGCAATGTACTGGAATGGAACCTGGCATCTGACCCGAACAATAATCCGCATACACCGGGCGGCTGCAGCACTTGCTTAGGTGGCATTACCGTAAGCGGTACATCCATCACCCGCAATGTGGGTTATTATATTATCGGTCATGCCGCAAGGTTTGTACGCCCGGGAGCTGTTCGTATCTCATCAAATTTATCGGGCAGTATCCAAAACGTGGCTTTCAAAAACAGTGATGGCAGTAAGGTTCTCGTAGCATTGAATAATGGGTCATCAGCCGTTAGCTTTAAAGTGAAATGGGGTACCGAATCATTTACTTATAGCCTGGCTGCGGGAGCTGTAGCTACCTTCAAATGGTCGGGCACGCAATCATCCGGTGGAGGTACAGGAACAGGTGCTCCTATAGGCTCAACTGTTACCCTTAAAGGTTTTAATAACCAATATGTAAGCAGCGAGAATGGCACACAAGCCATGAACTGTAACCGGCCAACCGCTTCGGCATGGGAAACATTTACCGTGGTTGATGCCGGCGGGGGTAAAATAGCGCTGCAAGCCATGGGTAAATATGTATCCTCCGAAAACGGTACACAGGCCATTACCTGCAATCGCACTTCTATTTCCGACACCGAAAAATTTGACTGGATACTTACCGCTGATGGCAAAGTTACCCTGCGTGGTAACAACAGCAAATTCATATCCAGCGAAAACGGTACGCAAGCTATGACCTGCACCCGCGCTACGGCATCGGGCTGGGAAGCTTTTGGCATAAACCAATAA
- a CDS encoding 7TM diverse intracellular signaling domain-containing protein: MLKFLLRSFLITQVLLLCLVINVCAQNIVPINDKVQQHIFEYKQLLYLEDTTGKLTFNQVKNLALAGNFKVNTEPTPVTKHFGSAYWYRLKIGKNPDTKNSWILEFFDQTIDSITVYSPGTRGNYLVASLGSRHPFGARFYQHKNLTLNLSPNTDNDGVYYVRIKSNHSVNIIIVLRSVSRFISYALDEYFFFGVFYGMILVFGLYNFMMFIAMRQIQYLYYIAYNISIGLYEMCADGIAYQYMWPNAPFWNQYAYGIALFAASIFAVLFTQKLLNLKVNAPRLNQLIRWVILGRSLFFVACLLINNCWFNYKIVEFIPLSLAFYAGCYTLLNGYKPARFFVIGYSFLLIGFIIKSCIALNMWWLPVTEFDYYSLSGCFIMEMLFISFAIGDKVRILKKEKDDAQHNIMMQMKQNEELKDVLNKRLEEQVQERTKELVEKSGMIAEQNEELRSVNELLQQQAEEISRMNILLEKDNIILHNDIEKVTHDRVMSAEVDFEEFSRIYPDRETCFKFLSDLKWANGYACRKCSNTHYGSGHLPYSRRCSKCGYEESVIAYTILQNTRIPINKAFYMIFLMYSTKGKISSHKLSEILSIRQSTCWAYSSRIKKVMETRKKEIKDAGNKGWSKLVIDNSAN; the protein is encoded by the coding sequence ATGTTGAAATTTTTATTGCGGTCTTTTCTGATAACCCAGGTATTGCTTTTGTGCCTTGTTATAAACGTATGCGCTCAAAATATAGTACCCATCAATGATAAAGTTCAGCAGCACATATTTGAATACAAACAACTCTTATACCTGGAAGATACTACCGGTAAACTTACTTTTAACCAGGTAAAAAATCTGGCCCTTGCCGGCAATTTTAAAGTTAACACCGAACCCACCCCGGTAACCAAGCACTTTGGCTCGGCCTACTGGTATCGGTTGAAGATAGGTAAAAACCCGGATACCAAAAACAGCTGGATACTGGAGTTTTTTGATCAAACCATTGATAGCATTACCGTTTATTCGCCCGGCACACGGGGTAATTACCTGGTAGCATCCCTGGGTAGCCGGCATCCGTTTGGGGCCCGGTTCTATCAGCATAAAAACCTCACGTTAAACCTTAGCCCTAATACCGATAATGATGGTGTTTATTATGTCCGCATCAAATCAAACCATTCGGTCAATATCATCATCGTATTGCGTTCGGTAAGCCGATTTATCAGTTACGCGCTGGATGAGTATTTCTTTTTTGGTGTTTTTTATGGGATGATACTGGTATTTGGCCTGTACAATTTCATGATGTTTATTGCCATGCGGCAGATACAATACCTGTATTACATTGCCTACAATATCAGCATCGGTTTATATGAAATGTGTGCAGATGGCATTGCCTATCAATACATGTGGCCAAATGCCCCCTTCTGGAACCAGTACGCCTATGGCATAGCCCTGTTTGCAGCCAGTATTTTCGCGGTACTATTTACCCAAAAGCTGCTTAATTTAAAGGTGAATGCCCCCCGTTTAAACCAGCTTATCCGCTGGGTAATTTTAGGGCGCAGTTTGTTTTTTGTCGCTTGTCTTTTAATCAACAACTGCTGGTTCAATTATAAGATTGTTGAATTTATCCCGCTGTCGCTTGCTTTTTATGCGGGATGCTATACTTTGCTTAACGGTTATAAGCCGGCACGTTTTTTTGTGATTGGTTATAGCTTTTTGCTCATCGGCTTTATCATAAAAAGCTGTATAGCCCTCAATATGTGGTGGCTGCCCGTTACCGAGTTTGATTATTATAGCCTGAGTGGTTGTTTTATTATGGAGATGCTGTTTATCTCTTTTGCCATTGGCGATAAGGTAAGGATATTGAAAAAAGAAAAGGACGATGCCCAGCATAACATCATGATGCAGATGAAGCAAAATGAAGAACTTAAAGACGTACTCAACAAACGCCTGGAAGAGCAGGTACAGGAGCGCACTAAAGAGCTGGTTGAAAAATCGGGTATGATAGCTGAGCAGAATGAGGAATTGCGGTCTGTTAATGAATTGCTGCAGCAGCAAGCCGAAGAAATTTCAAGGATGAACATATTGCTCGAAAAGGATAATATCATTTTGCACAACGATATTGAAAAAGTGACGCATGACCGCGTGATGTCGGCAGAGGTTGATTTTGAGGAGTTCAGCCGGATATATCCTGACAGGGAAACCTGCTTCAAGTTTCTGTCTGATTTGAAATGGGCTAATGGTTACGCCTGCCGCAAGTGCAGCAACACCCATTATGGCAGCGGACACTTACCTTACAGTCGCCGATGCTCCAAATGCGGTTACGAAGAATCGGTAATAGCCTATACCATTTTACAGAATACACGTATACCCATTAATAAGGCCTTTTATATGATATTTTTAATGTATTCCACCAAAGGAAAAATATCATCCCATAAGCTCTCCGAGATCCTGTCTATCCGTCAAAGTACTTGCTGGGCCTATAGCTCGCGCATTAAAAAAGTAATGGAAACCCGCAAAAAAGAGATCAAAGATGCCGGCAATAAAGGCTGGAGCAAGCTGGTGATCGACAATTCGGCCAATTGA
- the modA gene encoding molybdate ABC transporter substrate-binding protein: MNKKRVLFLMLAGVLLHGVALAQNVRVAAAANLQSVITVLQKDFKQKTGIVIEPIVGSSGKLVAQISNGAPFDVFLSADMSFPETLFKNGFAEKKPVVYAAGSLIICSSQNIGFINWERLLLSARIKKIALANPAIAPYGKAATELLQQKGILDDVQSKIVYGESISQVNTYITTGVVDLGFTTQSLIKETGSKTKLYYQVIDPKQYEPILQGLVLLKHAANNPNAEKFYQYILSPAAKKIFTAYGYRML, translated from the coding sequence ATGAATAAAAAACGGGTCCTATTTTTAATGCTTGCGGGTGTTTTGCTGCATGGTGTGGCGCTGGCTCAAAATGTACGGGTGGCAGCAGCAGCCAATCTGCAATCGGTTATAACGGTTTTACAGAAAGATTTTAAACAAAAAACGGGTATCGTGATAGAGCCCATTGTTGGCTCATCTGGAAAACTGGTAGCGCAGATCAGCAACGGCGCCCCTTTTGATGTATTCTTATCGGCCGACATGAGCTTTCCCGAAACGCTGTTTAAAAACGGCTTTGCCGAAAAGAAACCAGTAGTTTATGCCGCCGGTAGTTTGATCATCTGCAGTTCGCAAAATATTGGATTCATTAACTGGGAACGCCTGTTACTAAGTGCCCGGATTAAAAAAATAGCCCTTGCCAACCCGGCCATCGCTCCATACGGCAAAGCGGCTACCGAATTATTACAACAAAAAGGCATCCTGGATGATGTGCAATCCAAAATTGTTTACGGCGAAAGCATATCCCAGGTAAACACTTATATCACTACCGGGGTGGTTGATCTGGGTTTTACCACACAGTCGCTTATTAAAGAAACGGGTAGTAAAACCAAATTGTATTACCAGGTGATAGATCCTAAACAGTATGAGCCTATATTACAGGGCCTGGTGCTGTTAAAACATGCAGCCAATAACCCCAATGCCGAAAAGTTTTATCAGTATATATTAAGCCCTGCCGCAAAAAAGATATTTACGGCATATGGTTACCGGATGCTATAA